The following is a genomic window from Brachionichthys hirsutus isolate HB-005 chromosome 15, CSIRO-AGI_Bhir_v1, whole genome shotgun sequence.
CATTTCCTTTACtataaaatagaaaagaagGGAAGGGTCAGCGCTTCGGGACTCCGTCCTGGACATTAAAGCAGAGCCCATCCGCTGGGTTCTTTAAAGCTCGGGGTAACAGACAAGAGACACGAGGGAGAACCGGAACGGGTGGGGCTCGAGGCCAGGCACAGTGATTTAGGCAGCTTGGCGGTCCTTTCGTAAGAGGCCAGTCAAACAATCCACCGGCCAGCGCAGGGATCATCCTCATAGCTTTCGGGGGTATTCAACCTCCAGGACGAAGATGGAGAAACGCAGCAGATTCATGTTCAAGGACCTTTTGAAGCAGATTGTATTTACAAATCTATTGGCCACAATAAAAAAAGTACCCATTCTCAAAAGCACCAGAGGAATCGCAGTTAAAATACAGCACTGTATTAAAACATCCATCCCTGTTTGAGTTCCAATAAGAGATTAACACAAACTTAACAGCAAGTTATGTTAAGCAATAAAATCTATTAGAAGAGGATGGTTTCGTTGGACTTTGTCGAGTACACTTGTTACCAGCTTGAAGAACAGATCGGCAAACACCGGTCGCGTGAGCGCCCTCTGGCTGCAAGTCAAAAGATGTCACACCTTGCGTTTTATGTAAAACGAAGGACTCTTCTTCTCTGGTCGGTTGAAAGCGACGCGCGCTTCCCCTCTTCGGCTCGGCTCAGAGTTCCGTCGATGGGTTCGTTCCAACTTGACACAACGAAAGGACGATCCCACCTCTGTTCCTCTCTTCACATCGTAGTCCCAATCCCTGTAGAGAATCCTTTCCCCCGGGACTCGCCGTCCTCAAATTACacatcacaaatacacacacctgCACGCCACAGAAGGAAACGGACATTAGAatggtacgggggggggggggggggcttcagacgGGGAATTCATGCAGGAACGGCTCTTACTCTCGCAGAGGTTCCCCCCCGCGTGAAGCAGCTAACGTCCGATGCTAGCATTCACCAGACCATGGAAGTCTTCCCAGGCTCTGCAAACAAAGGCGGAACGCAGCACTTCACCATTCAACAGCAAAACTCTGTCCGCATACACTTCATAGTCGGAAAGGTCGTAATGAAAGCGGAAGGAAATCATCagcgtgttttattttattttttcttcagcAGATTTAGTTTTGTGTTGAGTGGAGGCGTGTTACGTGTTCGTGTGTTAACAATGCAGCAAGCAACGTAGCACAGAATGAGGACCAAGTCGACGCGGGTAACATTAGCATtagtctttctctgtgtgtgtgtgtgtgtgtgtgtgagagagacagagcaagaTAGGTtgaaaagtaaataataaaatgaagagACATACATACTTGATGCTGTCTGTGTGAGTCTTGTACTCCATGATGGTGTTGGGAGGGAGGTTGAGGACTCTGCGCAGGGTGTCTCTGATGCGGGCGGTGGTTGCCTGGTCGCTAGCCGTTTTGTTCCAGATGGAGATGATGTCCTCCTGGGGACGAGACGCAACGCTCGCACGTCAAGAGAGCGCCGAGGCGGGCGGCGTGCCGGGAAAACAAGGTGGAACAGGGATCGTGCTTACCTGGAAACGCACGGACACCACAGCCCCGCAGATCTCTTCTCCGACCATGAACTGCTCCCCGAGCATCGCCAGAATGAGGTTCTCCCAGCAGCGAGACGCGAGCCCCTTCCTCAGACGGATGATCCACTTTCCACCCATCTTGTTGGCGTCATCCTGAACGCCACACGGACGAGATTTCAGAAAGAGCTCTTCCTATAATACCtctttgagtaaaaaaaaaaaaaaaaaaaaacgagtacACACCTCCCACATGGGTTTAATACCCTCCTTGAAGAGGTGGAAATCACTATGACCAGTCAGTTCACCTGGGCGGATCATGTGACTATAGAAACGCCAAAACTGCTCCACCTTTAGAGGGACatgaaatgtttaaatcaaCGCGGGGACGACATGGCGGCATGAGTTTGTTCGTGTCTACAGAGGACTTTGGGTGTGACGTACTGAG
Proteins encoded in this region:
- the eif4e2 gene encoding eukaryotic translation initiation factor 4E type 2; its protein translation is MNNKFDALKDDDSGDHDQDSPKDGEKEKSEEEEKEQSISRRKMVVPGAGEHPLQYNYTFWYSRRTPGRPASTQSYEQNIKQIGSFASVEQFWRFYSHMIRPGELTGHSDFHLFKEGIKPMWEDDANKMGGKWIIRLRKGLASRCWENLILAMLGEQFMVGEEICGAVVSVRFQEDIISIWNKTASDQATTARIRDTLRRVLNLPPNTIMEYKTHTDSIKYSLGRLPWSGEC